In Bos indicus isolate NIAB-ARS_2022 breed Sahiwal x Tharparkar chromosome 10, NIAB-ARS_B.indTharparkar_mat_pri_1.0, whole genome shotgun sequence, the DNA window CCTTTACTTCATAACCCTCCTCTGAAGACCTTCCCGTTCATCGCACACCTGTTTCACGAGATATACTCTTTCAGGgactatacttccataaaaagAGCCAAGtgtccagaaaaaagaaaaaaagatcagtcCTTTTAGGTGCTATATCCACAGCCCCTTACCACTAGTCTGGTGTTCACTGCGCGTATGTGGAAATCTGGCTGCCAAGGGCCTTCAGTTGGTATGCTGCCTAGGGCTCTGACCTTGACTCTCCAGAAGAAACCTCTAGAAGTATCATTATGAAGGAGCCACCCTTACCATAAAATACAGCAAGTAACAGCAAATAAGGTAACATTCCAAGAAGTCTTCTTTCAAATTCCAGAATCTAGGTATTTGAAATTGTATTGATTACACATTCATAACACATACTGTCCTGTGGACTGCTGtgctgtcatttcagtcatgtcccactttgcaatcccatcaactgtagcccgccaggctcctctgtccatgggattccccaggcaagaatacaggagcgggtcgccatgccctcctccatggggacATCtgagcccaggaatcaaactcacatctcctgcattttcaggcagattctttcctgttgaGCCACCAGTGATTATACAAAGTTGTATTTCTGAAAACAAGGATCCCTAACATGGGGCCTTTTACTGTGGGACACCTCTCCCCTCAACAATAATGGAGTTTACCCATCTCTAGGACATAGGGCTCCTAGTCCccttaatggattttttttttttgcctgcgctgcctagcttgtgggatcttagttccctgaccagggatcaaatgtgggtCCCCTGTAGTGgaaacagagtcctaaccactggagcaccaggttGTCATCACCTCAAGCATGACCAATGCACCTTGCCTAAACACCATTGTCTAGCTCTTCCCCTAAGTCATTTCCCTTGCTGCCAAGTTCTCCTTCCAACAATATAAGTTCCTGGCAGTCTTGGATCTTGGTCTCATTCATTTCAGATTGTGTATACCCTTTTATTGATTTCCTGTTCAGCTTACCATTTAGAAGGAGATCTaaggtaggaaaaaagaaaatagctgaGTGAGAGAGGGTCTGAGGGAGTTCTGAGTGAGGGAAGGTCTGAAAGAGTGtcgagggaggaaaagaaaagaaacataaataggAGTAATTTcgaaaaaccagaaataaaaataaaacaaaggtaaGACCCTCCACCACCTAGGCATTATTCCAGGCCACATTATCACCTCTGCGTTCCTAGGTTTTTGGCTACTTTGGACCACAATTCTTTCATGACCCACCAAggtctgtccgtgggattctgccCCATGTTGTTTTTCCTGTGGATGCACTGGGAACCACAGCCTATCAGAAAGAAGCGCCTCTTCAGGTGGGACCTCCTGCCCTTTCATCATTCACCAAAGCGCCAGTGCACAACAGGGGGCCCAGTGGAGGGATGAGAAGGTGTGATGCTACCTGGAGCATGACAAGGGTTACAGCAGAGATGATTTCTTAAGAGACACTCGATGGAAAGTTGATCTAATGTCTATACTTATGTTCTACTTTTCTCAGaatgtctctttctctgtgtatCAACATTACACTAgccttgcaattaaaaaaaaagtagagacttATGGTTCTGAAAATTCGTTCtttattttgatataaaaaaataaatccttcaGCCTATAAAGAATGTTACTTGTTTTCATATTGTTGTAAAGCAAACTTATAAGATAGGAACATCTACTACCAGTTCGAAAGATGCCACATATACTTTAGAAAAAAAGTCACTGCTATTTGGATTCAAACAAACATCAGAGTGAAGGGAACAAACATCTCTGTCTCCTGATTTTTCCATAATTTTACTAAATCATCAAGAGGAAAGCTAGTAGTGGGGATGTTACAAAATTATGCCAGAATTTGGTAATGATAGTGAAACCAGCCATTCAAATCCAGCTAGGTCATGACCTTGTACAAATGTTCTACTTGATACCCTACAAGCCGGGCTGGTAATAGATTTGAGTTATAATGTATAGATTTCTACAGTTGCAAAGGAAGTCTTTAAATTCTTGAAGTAAGCTAGGAAGCAGGCTGCTGATCTGGATTTGCTCAGATGGAAAACACTTCCAGCAGGAGTCCAGTTGATAGGCTGTTGGAATCACCAGGCCTGTACTTGTCAGGTAGTTTCAGTCAGCTGATCGGGACACCATCTCCAGATCTTTGAGATACGTTTGAAGTTCTCACAGTAAAGTTGTGGCCATGGCTACATTAGCTCTGCCtatcttctttgatttttaatatcattctttaccagctgtagcAGCCACTGCTTGGTAAAACTTTGCCACAAAGTCTGGCTCACTGACCTCCAGCTGCCTGACAAATTCATTGCGTTCCTGCTCAGCCCAACCTCGAAACCACTGATCCCAAAGACGTAACTGGCACTCAAAGATACAAGGTGGTCGGTTTGCTCCAGACACACTAAGCTGCTCCAGACTTTCCAGCAATGGCTGTAATTTTCCTGGTACTGCCTTAGCTACCAGGTCCTGAAGGAAACGTTCACGCTGAGGACCTGACCAGCTGGCAAACCAGTGAAGAATACACTTCATCTCCTGGGAAGTGATGTAAGACATTGGGGGAGGAGAAGAGTTAGAAATATTGTCTGGTACTGGGGgtaagggagaagggaaggataGCGGCATTGAAGATGAAGATGATTCCAGTGGCATCCTGAAACATAAAAGCACTGTTATGTACTCTCTGGatagagcaatgaaaataaagcttCCCAACAACATGGAATCTTACCACACTTAACCAGCATCTATTACTTTTCACCGATTTGGTTTACAGAAAAACAGGGTCCTTTGTTTATTATCCAAATACCTTACAGAAAGCACCCAAGAATAACTTCATTTCATATCTACCAACTTTCCTCTTTTTCAAACCCATTACCCTCCCCAACCACTGCCTCCCTCCATCATTCCtacaaagaatctaaaaataaccAAAGTATCCCTTGTTCATTCTTTCCCACCTAATTCTATGTTCCAGGttgagtaaagaaaaaaacaatgattAATACTGGTCCAATGTATCTtccctaaaatgaaaaaaaggtatacattttttaatttaccaagcaGCTGGTCTGGACCCAGATGCTAATCATTCCTGAGCTATCAAcagtaggtaaaaaaaaaaaaaaagaagaaaaaatcttaTACAGTGAAAGAGCCTTCTCTACAATGTGCATGTAGCCTCTGAAATAAGAACTTTAtaactgtattattttcttatatttcctgTAAAGCATCAGGAAAAATTGAAGAGCAGAGTTAGTGAGGGTGTCTTGTCCAAAATGAGATGAGAGagtaagaaaaacaggaaaagcagCCAATTGTTTTTTAAGGACTGAGAAAATGGCCTAGTTGGTTTGCTGTCTTAGGGACCTAACAAGTGTTATACTGCTGTGACAATCCATGTATGAACACTTTTCCTTCGTGTTTAATAGAATACCTATTGATGACCGGCCTTAGCATCACTAATGCAACTAGGAGGTCAACCAGCTTGAACAGTTCTCAAATCCCACAGTTTGAGTCTCAATGAAAACAAACTACTTGTTTACGACATATTTTACTGTTTGTGTTTCTTCTGCTCTAAGCTGGAGCGTTTCTACTGACAAAGGAACCCAGAAGCAATTAACATCAGTTCACTACCAAAACAACTCAAGGAGGTTGCTTTTTCACAGTGGCCCTACAAGAAGCAATTCCTCCTAAAGGAATTTTATTCTCTTATTCAGAGAAAGGGAGAACTTTCCCCGAGTCTTGCGACATAGCTTCAATGGCAAGTTCAATGATCAAGAACTGGTTCGTAGAACAGGTCCAAAGACACAATGCTGCCACCTCCCACTTTGGAGGCCACGGAACCTGGCATTCCGAGGTCCCAAACAGCAACGTAGCCCTAGATGGGAGTGGCGGAGATTCGGAGATGGGAGGCGGTAGCTGTATCCGTAGGAGAGTTGGAGGTTTGGCACACTAAGGGTAGCACGCAAACACTGAGTCTGACCCGGCCCAAGGAGGGAGGTACTTCTACCCCGCTTACCTCCCTTTTTCTCTCACAGGGCACCCGGAGACCGCCACAACAGGGTTTAAACTCCGACTATCACGGCTGCTTCCATGTTTCCTGAAAACCCTAAGGAGGGCCAACCCGGCAGCCCACGCACTTCCGGTCCCGGACCCGCCCCAAACACCCAAGCTCCACAGCGCCTCAGCCTTAGGGCCGGAGATAGCCGAATAATTCCGATTATGGCTAGCCCAGAGTCGACAGCTTCCGAACGGATTCGATTCAAAATCTCGGTAAGACGAAGAGAACCGAGCTCTGAAAGGAGGATgcgggaggagggagaggctgggaggaTGGAAAGAACCAATTGGTGCCGATGTGTAGACGGAAACACCCGAGCACTTCCGGAGGAACCCGGGGAGCTCTGAGTGGTAATCGAGGGGTTGACTATGGCAGTGGGCGGGGCCAACTCGGTACGTTCGAAGGGCGTTGGCGGAAATTACCGAAGATGCCCGAAGCCGTCGGGACGGACCCGAGTACCTCACGCAAGATGGCGGAGCTGGAGGAGGTGACTCTGGACGGGAAGCCTCTTCAGGCGCTGCGGGTGACCGACCTGAAGGCCGCACTGGAGCAGCGAGGCCTAGCCAAGAGCGGGCAGAAGAGTGCCCTGGTCAAGCGGCTCAAAGGGGTGAGGAGACGGCGTTGCCGGGGTGTCGGAGGGAAGCGGACCCGGTAGAGCCGAGTCTCTGCCGCGGCGCAGGCGCAGTGTCCGGGCTCGGCGCGAGCGAGCTCAGGCCGCCAGCGCGAGCCTCCGGATCCGCGCGCACGGTGGTTGGCGAGGCTCGCGCTGGAGTAGAAATAGCGCCGGTTCCCGCCTTAACGGTAGCGGCGCGAGCCCAAAATGGGAGGGTGCGCGCTACTCTCCTGGAGTGTCTTAAGCTCCTTCCTcgttcccccaccccctccttgtTTGTGTCTGTGGTTTCGGCGCATGCGCTGCAGAAGGAGTTAAATCCCACTACAACCACCGGCGTTGCTGGCCTGAGGGGGGCGAGTTGGGCTGGGTCGGAGTTAGGGGTATAGTTGGCCGGAGGGGTTGATGGGGTTGGTTATCGGTATCCGAATGAATAGAATTGGGGTAGGGCAAAAATGTCTGTTTGACTAGGGTAGGAGGTGAGATGAAGAGAAGCCTTGATTTGAAGGACTTGGTTAGGCAGAGATGTATATTTTATAGAGCATCCAGAAGCAATTTGGGTGGATAAGAGTTTGGTGAATATTGATGAGAGAGGTGAGGTGGGCTGGTCTGTATTGGGGATTTTGAATCTGCTTAAGTAGATTAGGGTGGGATTGCCAAGAGGTAGACGGATGAATTGGTGTGTTTATTTGGTGTAAATGGAGGGAAGATGAGGATCTCTTGGTTTTAATTTGGTAACATTAGTTAGGATACGTGACTAGTAGTAcggttttgggggcttccctggtggctcagaggttaaagcgtttacctccaatgcgggagacccgggttcgatccctggatcgggaagatcccctggcgaaggaaatggtaacccactccagtattcttgcctggagaattcttgcctggtaggctacagtccacggggtcgcaaagagttggacacgactgagcgactttactcactcactcagtatGGTTTTGGGCTGGGTTGGCTCAAGGGTTAAGTTGGCAGACCGTTGCTTACACTGAAGCTGAcagtttcatgtgtgtgtgtattggatcAGAACATGATTTATAGAGTCTATGGTCATTTTGTTCTGTAGCCTcctctttgaaatttttataaatttggtAAATCTAGTTGCCACTCTTTTGGAAACAAGACAGGTTCACTTGAGTAGATCTAATCCTGGGTAACTGATCAAATAATTCACTGAGGACAAAATCATGGTTTCATGTATTTGAACCTGGTTTGAGTATTTGAAGTGAAGGGCCAGATTTAGAAGGAACACTGGTCAGAAGTGCAGAAGACAATAGCGATTGTAGTACTGTCAGATTTTATTGCATAGCCAGATTTCCTCAATATGCCTGCATTTTACATCTGTACATTTGGTAGCAGTAACCGTGGCTACCTTTAAGGGTCTTCTGAAGATGAATGAGAACAGTATTAGTAAAGGGCATTTAGGTCCTTGGAAAAGTACAGTTTAAGTGTGTATGGTTAGTCATTGCATTTGATGAAGAGATTGGGGGAGgggtattttttgcttttgtttttcctggtttCTGACTTTTGCCCTTCTCTATACCAGGCTCTAATGCTAGAAAATTTACAAAAACACTCAACCCCGCATGCTGCATTCCAGCCAAATTCCCAGGTAAGAAAGAAGGTTCATTACCAGGGGTGGACTCTGAATGCACAGAGACATGGAAGGACATGATGtatgtgtggtgcttggtttctcacCAGTATTTCCCTAAGTTCCTTGGGttgaaaatgttttcatactGGGACAATTGAATTCTAATAAAGAATTCAAGAATCAGAAGAGCTATAAGTTAATTTCTGATTCTTGAAATGGTGTGTGCAGAAAGATATGGTTCCAGTTGAT includes these proteins:
- the C10H14orf119 gene encoding uncharacterized protein C14orf119 homolog, whose product is MPLESSSSSMPLSFPSPLPPVPDNISNSSPPPMSYITSQEMKCILHWFASWSGPQRERFLQDLVAKAVPGKLQPLLESLEQLSVSGANRPPCIFECQLRLWDQWFRGWAEQERNEFVRQLEVSEPDFVAKFYQAVAATAGKE